One genomic window of Dama dama isolate Ldn47 chromosome 7, ASM3311817v1, whole genome shotgun sequence includes the following:
- the LOC133059179 gene encoding chorionic somatomammotropin hormone 2-like has translation MASWISLSSIRCSRFPPSHPIWLTPHGQQDFSPWGHSAVPMAPALSFHGHQWTYNPVRGSCLLLLLVLSNLLLCQGNLCPSCGPDVFGVPLKFLRTTFSRVSRLSHDMHKLSTRMYNEFEEKYPQIKLEYINATNDCHTNFLHAPGKRAKAQQMNNEDLTKWILMLQYLWTTPLVDPGNEKQIEKDLTDAINTNALENAKKSLKLQKILERRFTQIIRPVREKVSEFRMYWSGYRDLVSSDEDVRHSALYNLFKCLRSDSRKVDMYSKILACRISDEC, from the exons ATGGCCTCGTGGATTTCCTTAAGTAGCATTCGATGCAGCAGATTtcctccatcccatcccatctGGCTGACTCCGCACGGTCAACAGGACTTCTCACCCTGGGGTCATTCTGCAGTCCCCATGGCTCCAGCTCTCAGCTTCCATGGACACCAGTGGACTTACAACCCTGTCCGAG ggtcctgcctgctcctgctgctggtcCTGTCAAATCTGCTCCTGTGCCAAGGCAACTTATGCCCGTCCTGCGGTCCTGATGTGTTTGGCGTCCCTCTGAAGTTCCTTAGAACAACGTTTAGCCGTGTCTCCAGGCTGTCCCATGACATGCATAAACTTTCCACAAGAATGTACAATGAGTTT GAAGAAAAGTATCCCCAGATTAAATTAGAGTATATCAATGCCACCAATGACTGCCACACCAATTTCCTCCATGCTCCTGGAAAAAGAGCAAAAGCCCAACAGATGAAC AATGAAGACCTTACTAAGTGGATACTCATGTTACAGTACCTCTGGACTACTCCTCTGGTTGATCCAGGCAATGAGAAGCAGATTGAGAAAGACCTCACAGATGCTATCAATACAAATGCTTTAGAGAATgctaaaaaatcattaaaacttcaaaaaatctTAGAGAGGCGATTCACCCAG ATTATTCGTCCAGTCAGGGAGAAGGTGTCCGAGTTTCGCATGTACTGGTCAGGATACCGAGACCTTGTGTCCAGCGATGAAGATGTACGTCATTCTGCACTTTATAACCTGTTCAAGTGCCTGCGCAGTGATTCACGTAAAGTTGACATGTACAGCAAGATCCTGGCGTGCCGAATCAGCGATGAGTGCTAA